One Actinomycetota bacterium genomic window carries:
- the infC gene encoding translation initiation factor IF-3 yields the protein MATDARVNERIRTPRVRLISEDGEQLGIKPTSEALQIAYDAGLDLVEVAPQADPPVCRIMDYGKFKYEQTQKAKKARKHAATTIIKEMKLRPKIDSHDFEVKKKHVARFLEGGAKVKVTIMFRGREMAHTDLGRKLLDRVADDLKDMAKIEAYPKLDGRNMIMVLAPLFKPPVSEDSEE from the coding sequence ATCGCAACAGATGCACGCGTAAATGAGAGGATTCGCACTCCGAGGGTTCGGTTGATTTCAGAGGACGGAGAGCAGCTTGGCATAAAGCCTACGTCGGAGGCGCTGCAAATCGCTTATGATGCGGGATTGGATTTGGTCGAAGTAGCGCCACAGGCCGACCCGCCGGTCTGTAGAATAATGGACTACGGTAAGTTCAAATACGAGCAGACCCAGAAGGCGAAGAAGGCGAGGAAGCATGCCGCTACCACTATTATCAAGGAGATGAAGCTTCGACCGAAAATCGACAGCCACGATTTCGAAGTCAAAAAGAAACACGTGGCCAGGTTCTTGGAAGGCGGGGCGAAAGTCAAGGTCACGATTATGTTTAGGGGCCGGGAGATGGCCCACACCGACCTGGGCAGGAAACTTCTTGACAGGGTAGCGGACGACCTTAAAGATATGGCCAAAATAGAGGCGTATCCTAAATTGGATGGCCGCAATATGATTATGGTATTGGCGCCGCTATTTAAGCCTCCGGTCTCGGAAGATTCTGAAGAGTAA
- the argJ gene encoding bifunctional glutamate N-acetyltransferase/amino-acid acetyltransferase ArgJ, which yields MKEIKGGVTAAQGFKASGVACGIKQSGNLDMSLLVSEGAASAAAVFTTNKMAAAPVRLSKKHLADGRAQAVVINSGNANACTGDGGYEDAIKMAQVAGAALGIDPRDIVVSSTGIIGVPMPMDKVEAGIKDGVAALSADGGGCAAEAIMTTDTFVKEHAVSFDFDGIEVKVGGMAKGSGMIAPNMATMLAVVTTDAAVAPELLKSMLVSAIDKSFNSITVDGDTSTNDMVVLVANGASGAGVTAGDEAVFQAALDKVCVELAKLIVRDGEGATKFIEIDVVGAAGAGEAKKAAMAIANSNLVKTAFFGQDANWGRIVAAVGYSSAEVDASKVDVYYGEEKLVENGRVVAYDEAKVDAAIKAKDIKVIVDLKLGSGAARVWTCDFSYDYVKINAEYHT from the coding sequence ATGAAAGAGATAAAAGGCGGGGTCACCGCGGCACAGGGTTTCAAGGCGTCCGGGGTCGCTTGCGGGATAAAGCAGAGCGGGAACCTGGATATGTCGCTTTTGGTCTCCGAGGGCGCAGCGAGCGCCGCCGCGGTCTTTACGACGAATAAGATGGCGGCGGCGCCGGTCCGCCTGAGCAAGAAACATCTGGCGGACGGACGCGCGCAGGCGGTTGTAATAAACAGCGGAAACGCCAATGCTTGCACCGGAGACGGGGGATACGAAGACGCGATAAAGATGGCGCAGGTCGCGGGCGCGGCGCTCGGCATCGACCCGCGCGATATAGTGGTCTCCTCGACCGGTATCATCGGTGTTCCGATGCCTATGGACAAGGTAGAAGCGGGCATTAAGGACGGGGTGGCTGCGCTCAGCGCTGATGGCGGGGGTTGCGCCGCCGAGGCTATCATGACTACGGACACCTTTGTGAAAGAACACGCGGTATCGTTCGATTTCGACGGAATCGAGGTCAAGGTCGGAGGCATGGCTAAGGGGTCGGGCATGATAGCGCCGAATATGGCGACGATGCTCGCCGTTGTCACGACCGACGCGGCGGTCGCGCCCGAGCTGCTCAAGTCGATGCTGGTATCCGCGATAGACAAATCGTTCAACTCGATTACCGTCGACGGCGATACGAGCACCAACGATATGGTGGTGCTCGTCGCGAACGGCGCGAGCGGGGCCGGGGTGACCGCGGGCGACGAGGCCGTTTTTCAGGCCGCGCTCGATAAGGTCTGCGTCGAACTCGCCAAACTAATAGTCAGAGACGGCGAGGGCGCGACGAAGTTTATCGAGATAGATGTGGTCGGGGCGGCCGGTGCCGGGGAAGCTAAAAAAGCGGCGATGGCGATAGCCAATTCAAACCTGGTCAAGACGGCGTTCTTCGGGCAAGACGCGAACTGGGGAAGAATCGTCGCGGCGGTCGGCTACTCGTCGGCGGAGGTCGACGCGTCGAAAGTAGATGTATACTACGGCGAGGAAAAACTCGTCGAAAACGGGCGGGTGGTAGCCTATGACGAAGCCAAAGTCGACGCCGCCATTAAAGCCAAGGACATAAAGGTCATAGTCGATCTGAAACTGGGTTCGGGGGCGGCGCGCGTATGGACCTGCGATTTCAGCTACGATTACGTAAAGATTAACGCGGAGTACCACACTTAG
- the rplT gene encoding 50S ribosomal protein L20 has protein sequence MPRTRNAKSTRKRHKKILELAKGYRGAKSKQFRAANEQVLHSLSYAYRDRKAKKRDFRKLWIARINAGARLNDLSYSRLINGLKLAEVDIDRKVLADMALHDPEAFAEIAIIAKDKLTV, from the coding sequence ATGCCAAGAACCAGAAACGCTAAGAGCACCAGAAAAAGGCATAAAAAGATACTCGAACTTGCAAAAGGGTATCGCGGAGCAAAAAGTAAGCAATTTAGGGCGGCGAACGAGCAGGTCTTGCACTCGCTATCTTATGCCTATAGGGACAGAAAAGCCAAGAAGCGCGATTTCCGCAAATTGTGGATAGCGCGAATCAACGCGGGCGCGAGGCTCAACGATCTTTCATATAGCCGCTTAATAAACGGCTTGAAACTCGCTGAGGTCGATATCGACAGGAAGGTCTTGGCCGACATGGCGCTGCACGACCCGGAGGCTTTTGCCGAGATTGCGATTATCGCCAAGGACAAGCTTACCGTTTAG
- the pheS gene encoding phenylalanine--tRNA ligase subunit alpha, with translation MASKAELDNIYEQAKGAVESASDLRALDQVRVEFLGKKGRITSVLKTLGQLPADERKLVGQAANEVRRRLEGAISAKQSQLSRAEVEERLATEAVDITLPGRRAAHGSQHLISQVIKEITGIFIGLGYKVAEGPEVEIDYFNFKALNQPPDHPARSLQDTFYIKKESVHPADDDILLRTHTSPVQIRVMKEQEPPVYIIAPGKAFRRDVPDPSHLPMFHQVEGLAVDEGITFGDLKGTLEAFTKQMFGKKRKIRLRPHFFPFTEPSAEVDVSCAVCDGRGCRLCGSGWLEILGAGMVDPNVLTEVGYDPEKVSGFAFGMGVERIALLMHGVPDLRMFIENDMRFVKQF, from the coding sequence ATGGCGTCGAAAGCGGAATTAGATAATATTTACGAGCAGGCGAAGGGAGCCGTTGAAAGCGCCTCCGACTTGCGGGCACTGGACCAGGTAAGAGTCGAGTTCCTCGGCAAGAAAGGCCGGATAACGTCGGTCTTAAAGACGCTGGGACAGCTCCCCGCCGATGAGAGAAAGCTCGTCGGACAGGCCGCGAACGAAGTCCGCCGGCGTTTAGAGGGCGCCATCTCCGCGAAGCAGTCACAGCTTTCGCGAGCCGAGGTCGAGGAGCGATTGGCGACCGAGGCTGTCGACATAACCCTCCCCGGACGGAGGGCGGCGCACGGCAGCCAACATTTAATATCGCAGGTTATCAAAGAGATAACCGGTATCTTCATCGGTCTCGGCTACAAAGTCGCCGAAGGGCCGGAGGTGGAGATAGATTACTTTAACTTCAAAGCGCTCAACCAGCCGCCCGACCATCCGGCGCGTAGCCTGCAGGACACATTCTATATCAAGAAAGAAAGCGTCCATCCCGCGGACGATGATATCTTGTTGCGGACGCACACCTCACCGGTGCAGATACGCGTGATGAAAGAGCAAGAGCCGCCGGTGTACATAATAGCGCCCGGCAAAGCGTTTCGCAGGGATGTCCCGGACCCGTCGCACCTGCCGATGTTCCATCAGGTCGAGGGTTTGGCGGTCGACGAGGGCATAACTTTCGGCGATTTAAAGGGGACGCTTGAGGCTTTTACCAAGCAGATGTTTGGTAAAAAGCGCAAGATAAGGTTGCGGCCGCACTTCTTCCCGTTTACCGAGCCCAGCGCCGAGGTCGACGTATCGTGCGCGGTCTGCGACGGCCGGGGCTGCCGGCTCTGCGGAAGCGGCTGGCTCGAGATACTCGGCGCGGGCATGGTCGACCCGAACGTGCTGACGGAGGTCGGTTACGACCCTGAAAAAGTCAGCGGTTTCGCTTTTGGCATGGGTGTCGAGCGCATCGCTCTGTTGATGCACGGCGTTCCCGACCTGCGGATGTTTATCGAAAACGACATGCGTTTTGTTAAGCAATTTTAG
- the argB gene encoding acetylglutamate kinase: MVHMEEVMGKAQILTEALPYIKEYHGKTVVIKYGGAAMERADLKETVATDIVLMKYVGLNPIIVHGGGPEISRQMKAMGKEATFINGLRVTDKETMDIVKMVLVGKINKEIVSLINRHGELSVGVSGDDGNLIMAKKKATDGYDLGYVGEVTKINRKLLENLINDDFIPVVATVGVGDDGMSYNINADKVAGEIAAALNADKIIFLTDVDGLYEDFDDKDSLISELSIEECERRLAGREINQGMIPKVEGCVNAVQSGVKRAHILNGTTPHALLLEIFTDEGVGTMITK, translated from the coding sequence ATGGTGCACATGGAAGAGGTAATGGGAAAGGCGCAGATTCTCACCGAGGCGCTCCCCTATATCAAGGAGTATCACGGCAAGACCGTCGTTATTAAATACGGCGGGGCGGCGATGGAGCGGGCCGACTTAAAGGAGACCGTCGCCACCGATATCGTGCTGATGAAATATGTCGGCCTCAATCCGATTATCGTCCACGGCGGAGGCCCGGAGATATCGCGCCAGATGAAAGCGATGGGCAAAGAGGCCACGTTCATAAACGGCCTTCGCGTGACCGACAAAGAGACGATGGACATCGTCAAGATGGTGCTGGTGGGCAAGATAAACAAAGAGATAGTCTCGCTCATAAACCGGCACGGCGAACTTTCGGTCGGAGTCAGCGGCGACGACGGCAACCTCATCATGGCCAAGAAGAAAGCTACCGATGGGTATGACCTGGGCTATGTCGGCGAGGTCACGAAGATAAACCGCAAGCTCCTTGAAAACCTGATAAACGACGATTTTATTCCGGTTGTGGCGACTGTCGGTGTCGGCGACGACGGTATGAGTTACAATATTAACGCCGACAAGGTGGCCGGCGAGATTGCCGCCGCGCTCAACGCCGATAAAATAATCTTCTTAACCGATGTCGACGGGCTCTATGAGGATTTCGACGACAAGGATTCGCTCATATCCGAGCTGAGCATCGAGGAGTGCGAGCGCCGGTTGGCCGGGCGGGAGATAAACCAGGGAATGATTCCCAAGGTAGAAGGCTGCGTTAACGCCGTACAATCCGGCGTGAAGCGGGCGCACATTTTGAATGGGACCACCCCGCATGCGCTGTTGCTCGAGATATTCACCGACGAGGGCGTCGGCACGATGATAACGAAATAG
- a CDS encoding N-acetyl-gamma-glutamyl-phosphate reductase: MALRIGIIGASGYTGAELMRMAALHPEMEITYVTANQYADTKVTSVYPHLTGLVDLTFEAYDLESAGKSADAFFLALPHGKAMEVAPEFLTAGYGYKVVDLSGDFRLSDASVYEAWYQTEHTNPELIGRAVYGLPELFEESIKGADFISNPGCYPTGALLALAPLLRAKAVKTSGIIVDSLSGVSGAGRDAKPGTHFCKVEGSLTAYKVGGVHQHTPEMEQYMSQLAGEEMTISFTPHLMPVSRGILTTAYADVNGKTSLGELFELYHSFYAGKPFVHILAEGQYPETKNVAGSNHCHIGLALDERTGKVIVVSAIDNLVKGASGQAIQNMNILMGWDQRTGLRHVGLMP; the protein is encoded by the coding sequence ATGGCGTTAAGAATTGGAATAATCGGGGCATCCGGATATACCGGGGCGGAATTGATGCGGATGGCCGCGCTCCACCCTGAGATGGAAATCACTTACGTGACGGCGAACCAGTACGCGGATACCAAGGTGACGAGCGTCTACCCGCACCTTACGGGATTGGTCGACCTCACCTTCGAAGCTTACGATTTAGAGAGCGCCGGCAAGAGCGCCGACGCGTTCTTTCTCGCTTTGCCGCATGGGAAGGCCATGGAGGTCGCCCCGGAGTTCTTGACGGCGGGCTATGGCTATAAGGTCGTCGACTTGAGCGGCGATTTTCGTCTCTCGGACGCGTCGGTCTACGAGGCCTGGTACCAGACCGAGCACACCAACCCCGAGTTGATAGGCAGAGCGGTCTACGGGCTACCCGAACTCTTTGAGGAAAGTATCAAGGGCGCGGATTTTATCTCAAACCCGGGGTGTTATCCGACGGGCGCGCTTCTGGCGCTGGCGCCGTTGCTGAGGGCGAAGGCGGTGAAGACGAGCGGTATAATCGTCGATTCGCTGAGCGGTGTGTCGGGGGCGGGACGCGACGCGAAGCCCGGGACCCACTTCTGTAAAGTGGAGGGTAGCCTCACAGCTTACAAAGTAGGCGGCGTCCACCAGCATACGCCCGAGATGGAGCAGTATATGTCTCAGCTGGCGGGCGAGGAGATGACGATATCGTTTACTCCGCATTTGATGCCTGTAAGCAGGGGTATTTTGACGACCGCCTACGCCGATGTCAACGGCAAAACCAGCCTGGGCGAGCTGTTCGAACTCTATCACTCATTCTATGCGGGCAAACCGTTTGTACACATACTTGCGGAGGGGCAATATCCCGAGACGAAGAATGTCGCGGGGTCGAACCATTGCCACATCGGCTTGGCCCTCGATGAGCGAACCGGCAAGGTCATCGTCGTATCCGCCATCGACAACCTCGTAAAAGGGGCATCCGGCCAGGCGATACAGAACATGAACATCCTGATGGGTTGGGACCAGCGGACGGGTCTGCGCCATGTCGGGTTGATGCCCTAA
- a CDS encoding phenylalanine--tRNA ligase subunit beta — protein sequence MLVPLSWLKEYIDFELPVDELADQLNLSGTAVESVRFMGKGLDYVRIGQLLEVEPHPDADKLSVTKVDIGQAEPLQIVCGAKNIKPGDKVPVALVGAKLPNGIEIKAAKLRGVISQGMLCSRIELRLGTDAAGIYILPEDVEIGALFTEALGLDDVVVDLEITPNRPDCLAMIGVAREVRAITGNELRKPAVSVKEAAEKAEDAAAVVIDDLELCPRYAARIIKGVKVGSSPAWMEQRLQKAGMRPINNIVDITNLVMLETGQPLHAFDLKTLKEGKIIVRRAKPGEKITTLDGVERELDRNMLVIADAEVPVALAGVMGGAETEVTETTVDILLESAYFEPDSIMRTARKMGLLSEASARFEKGIDPNGAVYAADRAAQLIAEYAGGEVSAGVIDVYPSKIEPRKLTLRTARVNGILGTELNLREITDILERLELTVSVIDGTEDMSVSVPTFRPDLEREIDLIEEVARIFGFNNIESTLPESSGKQGGLSHRQKTVESIKDRLLASGLSEIITYSLIDPREVDKLQVPDGDPLRWFVKLMNPLSEELSVLRTTLLVNLLKVLKYNINREQYDVQVFEVGHIFRHENGKEMPDEEAMLGIALTGARQADEWHKKARNIDFFDLKGAVEAVLDEIGVTGWSLRQFTHPALHPGKSAELLIGDEPIGYLGEVHPDVLAAFDMLTAYVGEFNMDKLIDNAIIGRELTEIPKHPAITFDIAVLVDDAVAQESLIELIEAEGKPLLEQAKLFDLYTGKGVPDGKKSMAYTMVFRAPERTLTDEETLDARDRIIARLNKELGAEIRM from the coding sequence ATGCTGGTTCCACTAAGTTGGTTGAAAGAATATATAGACTTTGAACTCCCTGTGGACGAGCTGGCCGACCAGCTCAATTTGAGCGGGACGGCGGTCGAGAGCGTGCGATTCATGGGAAAAGGCCTGGATTATGTGCGCATCGGCCAATTGCTGGAGGTCGAGCCGCATCCCGACGCGGATAAGCTTAGCGTGACAAAGGTCGATATCGGACAGGCGGAGCCGCTACAGATAGTCTGCGGAGCCAAAAACATCAAACCGGGCGACAAGGTCCCGGTCGCGCTCGTCGGCGCGAAACTGCCGAACGGGATTGAGATAAAGGCCGCCAAACTAAGAGGCGTAATCTCTCAGGGGATGCTCTGCTCGCGGATTGAGCTGCGGTTGGGCACCGATGCCGCCGGTATCTATATCTTGCCTGAGGATGTCGAGATCGGCGCGCTCTTTACCGAAGCGCTCGGTCTCGATGACGTCGTCGTCGACCTCGAGATAACGCCGAACCGCCCGGATTGCCTGGCGATGATAGGGGTTGCGCGCGAGGTTCGGGCGATAACCGGAAACGAGCTTCGCAAGCCGGCTGTGAGCGTCAAAGAGGCCGCCGAGAAGGCTGAGGACGCCGCCGCCGTTGTCATCGATGACCTCGAGCTGTGTCCGCGGTACGCGGCGCGCATCATCAAAGGCGTCAAAGTCGGGTCGAGCCCGGCTTGGATGGAGCAGCGCCTGCAAAAAGCGGGGATGCGTCCGATAAACAATATCGTCGATATAACCAACCTGGTGATGCTCGAGACCGGGCAACCTTTGCACGCTTTCGACCTGAAGACGCTTAAAGAGGGCAAGATAATCGTGCGCCGGGCCAAGCCGGGCGAGAAGATCACGACGCTCGATGGCGTCGAGCGCGAGCTGGACCGGAACATGTTGGTCATCGCCGACGCAGAGGTGCCGGTCGCGCTGGCCGGTGTAATGGGCGGCGCCGAGACCGAGGTCACCGAGACCACGGTCGATATTTTGCTGGAGTCGGCCTATTTCGAGCCCGATTCGATTATGCGAACGGCGCGCAAGATGGGTTTGCTCTCGGAGGCGTCCGCGCGCTTCGAGAAAGGCATCGACCCCAACGGCGCCGTATACGCGGCCGACCGCGCCGCGCAATTGATAGCCGAGTATGCCGGCGGCGAGGTGTCGGCCGGAGTCATCGACGTTTATCCGAGTAAGATAGAGCCGAGGAAGCTGACGCTTCGCACCGCACGGGTAAACGGGATTCTCGGGACCGAACTCAACCTGCGGGAGATAACCGATATCCTCGAAAGACTCGAGCTGACGGTCTCGGTCATCGATGGAACCGAAGATATGTCGGTGAGCGTACCGACATTCCGTCCCGACCTTGAGCGTGAGATAGATTTAATAGAAGAGGTCGCCCGTATTTTCGGCTTCAACAACATAGAGTCGACGTTGCCCGAGAGCAGCGGCAAGCAGGGAGGCTTGAGCCATCGCCAGAAGACTGTGGAGTCGATTAAGGACCGGCTTTTGGCGTCGGGCTTGTCGGAGATAATCACATACAGTTTAATAGACCCGCGTGAGGTCGACAAACTCCAGGTTCCCGACGGCGACCCGCTGCGTTGGTTTGTAAAATTAATGAACCCGCTCAGCGAGGAATTGTCGGTCTTGCGGACGACGCTCCTGGTCAACTTGCTCAAGGTGCTCAAATACAATATCAACCGCGAGCAATACGATGTCCAGGTCTTTGAAGTGGGCCACATATTCCGGCATGAAAACGGTAAAGAGATGCCGGATGAAGAGGCGATGCTCGGTATTGCCCTGACCGGCGCCCGGCAAGCCGATGAATGGCACAAAAAGGCGCGAAATATCGATTTCTTCGACCTTAAGGGAGCCGTCGAGGCGGTCTTGGACGAAATCGGCGTGACCGGTTGGTCGCTCCGTCAATTCACGCACCCGGCTCTTCACCCCGGCAAGAGCGCCGAGCTGCTCATCGGGGACGAGCCCATCGGCTACCTTGGCGAAGTCCACCCGGATGTGCTGGCGGCGTTCGATATGCTCACCGCCTATGTGGGCGAGTTCAATATGGACAAACTGATAGACAACGCGATAATCGGCAGGGAACTCACCGAGATACCCAAACACCCCGCGATAACGTTCGATATCGCGGTCCTCGTCGATGACGCGGTCGCGCAAGAAAGCCTGATAGAGCTTATCGAGGCCGAAGGCAAACCATTGCTTGAGCAGGCAAAGCTTTTCGACCTGTACACCGGCAAAGGGGTCCCCGACGGCAAGAAGAGTATGGCGTATACGATGGTCTTCCGTGCTCCCGAGCGCACCCTCACCGATGAAGAGACACTCGATGCCCGCGACAGGATAATCGCGCGCCTCAACAAGGAACTCGGCGCCGAGATTCGCATGTAG
- a CDS encoding acetylornithine transaminase, producing MKLSELKELDDTYHMPTYARLPVTFVKGRGARLWDDNGKEYFDLLSGIGVVNVGHCHPEVTAAVKGQAESLMHVSNLFYTQPQLELAKKLTEISFGERCFFANSGAEANEGAIKLARRYAKLKDSDAYEIITALRSFHGRTMKTLAATGQPDKHRPFEPLPPGFKHVPLNDIEVLTGAVTENTCAIMLEVIQGEGGVYECDADYLKQVRRLCDERDILLIFDEVQTGMGRTGAMFAYQGVGVEPDVMTLAKGIGSGMPVGVLVANAKAGSSFKPGEHGSTFGGGPVVCAAALATIKVIEDEGLVENSREMGAYVKTKLEAMKAKGAPIKEIRGAGLMLAIELDGESAKDIVLALLDKGVVANNIGSNIIRFLPPLCITRDEIDYAFGVVESLMV from the coding sequence ATGAAGTTGAGTGAACTCAAAGAATTAGACGACACATACCATATGCCGACCTACGCGCGCTTGCCGGTGACTTTCGTCAAGGGCCGCGGCGCCCGGCTCTGGGATGACAACGGCAAGGAATATTTCGATTTGCTCAGCGGCATCGGGGTCGTAAATGTCGGGCACTGCCATCCGGAGGTGACCGCCGCGGTCAAAGGCCAAGCCGAGTCGCTAATGCACGTTTCGAACCTCTTTTATACCCAGCCCCAACTCGAGCTGGCCAAAAAGCTTACGGAAATATCCTTCGGCGAGCGATGTTTCTTCGCGAATAGCGGGGCCGAGGCGAACGAGGGCGCGATAAAGTTGGCGCGCCGTTATGCGAAGCTCAAGGATAGCGACGCTTACGAGATAATCACGGCGCTTCGGTCGTTTCACGGGCGGACCATGAAGACCCTCGCCGCGACCGGACAACCCGATAAGCATAGGCCGTTTGAGCCGCTGCCGCCGGGCTTCAAACACGTGCCCCTCAACGATATAGAAGTCCTCACAGGAGCGGTCACGGAGAACACTTGCGCGATAATGCTCGAGGTAATCCAGGGTGAAGGCGGCGTCTACGAGTGTGACGCCGATTACTTGAAGCAGGTGCGCCGGCTCTGCGATGAGCGCGATATCCTGCTCATCTTCGATGAAGTTCAGACCGGGATGGGCAGAACCGGCGCCATGTTCGCGTATCAGGGTGTCGGCGTCGAGCCGGATGTCATGACGCTCGCCAAGGGTATCGGGAGCGGTATGCCGGTCGGTGTGCTCGTGGCCAACGCGAAGGCGGGCTCATCGTTTAAGCCGGGCGAGCACGGCTCCACCTTCGGGGGCGGGCCGGTCGTCTGCGCGGCGGCGCTCGCGACGATCAAGGTAATCGAGGATGAAGGCCTGGTCGAGAATAGCCGCGAGATGGGCGCATACGTCAAGACCAAACTCGAGGCGATGAAAGCCAAGGGCGCCCCCATAAAAGAGATCCGGGGAGCGGGACTTATGCTCGCTATCGAACTCGACGGAGAGAGCGCGAAGGATATCGTTCTCGCCTTGCTCGACAAGGGCGTTGTTGCAAATAATATAGGAAGTAATATAATTAGATTTTTACCGCCTCTATGCATCACAAGAGATGAAATCGACTATGCTTTCGGTGTAGTCGAGAGCCTGATGGTTTAG
- the rpmI gene encoding 50S ribosomal protein L35: MPKMKTHRGAAKRFKVTGTGKLVHKHAFKSHILTKKSTKRKRQLRKDGVVGPANEKNLKMILGI, translated from the coding sequence ATGCCGAAGATGAAGACCCACCGTGGAGCCGCGAAGCGCTTCAAGGTTACAGGTACGGGCAAGCTTGTCCATAAACACGCGTTCAAGAGCCATATTTTGACCAAGAAAAGCACTAAACGCAAGAGACAGCTCCGTAAAGACGGAGTGGTAGGACCGGCGAACGAGAAGAATCTTAAGATGATATTGGGAATATAA
- a CDS encoding NDP-sugar synthase, with product MRALLLAAGLGERLRPLTLTKPKALMPIANRPSIIRLLESVQSLELDEIFINLHFLKDDIKDEISAGTRWNCPIQYSYETELLGTAGAIRKIGKFLADDRFVIINTDIVTDIDLPSVIEGHIKTGAKATLVLSKQDDIDYEQIGVSSDGRILIDKKSGDLITNGVYTGIGIFEPSVIEMIPTGYSSLLEAVLIPLADEGTLYAHFAEGYWMDIGKVDRYIQAGRDVISGKTRLPIDGRLIGDNLWINEFSEIDMTVRIEEPVLIGEGVAVDRGTRIGPNVIIGDGCQIGAGVEISNSVIWNDCRIGGSSIIEHSVISNNEKIAPKQKVKRVIVHRGVAEPIFNI from the coding sequence ATGCGTGCGTTGTTGCTCGCGGCCGGCCTCGGCGAGAGGCTGCGGCCGCTGACCCTCACAAAACCGAAGGCGCTTATGCCAATCGCAAACCGGCCGTCTATCATCAGGCTGCTGGAGTCTGTGCAATCCCTGGAACTCGACGAGATATTTATCAACCTCCACTTTTTAAAGGATGATATTAAGGATGAAATAAGCGCGGGCACGCGCTGGAACTGTCCTATTCAGTACTCGTACGAGACGGAGCTTTTGGGGACCGCCGGCGCTATCCGCAAAATCGGCAAATTCCTCGCCGACGACCGGTTCGTCATAATCAACACCGATATAGTCACCGACATCGATTTACCAAGCGTCATTGAGGGTCACATAAAGACGGGAGCCAAAGCGACGCTGGTCTTGTCGAAGCAGGATGATATCGATTACGAGCAGATAGGCGTAAGCTCCGACGGGCGCATACTAATCGATAAGAAATCGGGCGACCTGATAACCAACGGGGTCTACACCGGAATCGGGATATTCGAGCCCTCCGTTATCGAGATGATTCCGACGGGATACTCGAGTTTGCTCGAAGCGGTGCTCATACCCCTTGCCGACGAGGGCACCCTCTACGCCCATTTCGCCGAGGGATATTGGATGGATATCGGCAAGGTCGATAGATATATCCAGGCCGGCCGGGATGTCATCTCCGGAAAGACGCGCTTGCCGATAGACGGGCGACTTATAGGCGATAATCTCTGGATAAACGAGTTTTCCGAAATCGACATGACCGTCAGGATAGAGGAGCCGGTGCTGATAGGAGAAGGGGTCGCCGTTGACAGGGGAACCCGCATCGGACCGAATGTGATAATCGGCGATGGGTGCCAAATCGGCGCCGGGGTGGAGATATCGAATAGTGTCATCTGGAACGATTGCCGCATAGGCGGGTCCTCGATCATCGAGCATTCGGTGATATCCAATAACGAGAAGATTGCCCCGAAACAAAAGGTCAAAAGGGTTATCGTCCACCGCGGGGTCGCCGAGCCGATTTTCAACATCTAA